One window of Triticum dicoccoides isolate Atlit2015 ecotype Zavitan chromosome 5A, WEW_v2.0, whole genome shotgun sequence genomic DNA carries:
- the LOC119302835 gene encoding NAC domain-containing protein 86-like — MAPVGLPPGFRFHPTDEELVNYYLKRKIHGLHIELDIIPEVDLYKCEPWDLAEKSLLPSRDPEWYFFGPRDRKYPNGFRTNRATRAGYWKSTGKDRRVMTQQHHGGGGAGGGARAIGMKKTLVYYRGRAPQGVRTDWVMHEYRLDDKDSEDTIAIQDTYALCRVFKKNAICAEVEELQEGQCSMALLEGACQQLLASSRTAGQEYYQTPSPDVPAGSTSGGADADADDEADKDDSWMQFISEDAWCSSTADEESTSCAG; from the exons ATGGCGCCGGTGGGTCTGCCGCCGGGTTTCCGGTTCCACCCGACGGACGAGGAGCTGGTGAACTACTACCTGAAGCGCAAGATCCACGGGCTCCACATCGAGCTCGACATCATCCCGGAGGTGGACCTCTACAAGTGCGAGCCATGGGACCTCGCAG AGAAGTCGTTGTTGCCGAGCCGTGACCCGGAGTGGTACTTCTTCGGGCCGAGGGACCGCAAGTACCCCAACGGCTTCCGGACCAACCGGGCGACGCGGGCAGGGTACTGGAAGTCCACCGGCAAGGACCGGCGCGTCATGACGCAGCAGCACCACGGCGGCGGAGGAGCCGGCGGCGGCGCCCGGGCAATCGGGATGAAGAAGACGCTGGTATACTACCGCGGACGCGCGCCGCAGGGGGTGCGCACCGATTGGGTGATGCACGAGTACCGCCTCGACGACAAGGACTCCGAGGACACCATCGCCATCCAG GATACCTACGCGCTGTGCCGGGTCTTCAAGAAGAACGCCATCTGCGCCGAGGTGGAGGAGCTGCAGGAGGGGCAGTGCAGCATGGCACTGCTCGAGGGCGCCTGCCAGCAGCTGCTCGCCAGCAGCCGCACTGCCGGACAGGAGTACTACCAGACCCCGTCGCCCGACGTGCCCGCAGGGTCCACCTCCGGCGGTGCTGACGCCGACGCAGACGACGAGGCAGACAAGGACGACTCCTGGATGCAGTTCATCTCCGAGGACGCCTGGTGCTCCAGCACCGCCGACGAGGAGAGCACCTCCTGCGCCGGCTGA